In the genome of Lysobacter sp. BMK333-48F3, the window TCGCCGTGCAATTGCTCGATGTCGCTGAACTCCTCGCCGGCGAACTTTTCCGGCGCCGTCTTGCCGCGGTTGAACAAGCTCAGCTTGTGCCCGCGGCGACGCGCGGCTTCGACGAAATGCGGACCGAGAAAACCGGTGCCGCCGAGCACCAGCAGGGTCATCGGCTTGAGCTTGGGCTTGAGCTTGGCCGTGGCCTGGGCAAAGGCCGGCAACGCCAGCAGGCCGGCGCCGGCCGCGCCGGCGGCGAGAAAGTCGCGGCGGCTGGTAGTCATGTCTCACCTCGCAGGGGTTGGGCAGAAGTCGATAAGGCTGAAGTCGATAAGGCCGAAGCGGATAGGGTCGAAGCAGGCAGGCCCGGACCGGGCGCAGGCGCCGCTTCGCCGAGACCGCGGCGCGCGCGCAGGATCGCGCAGACCCCGCCGAGCATGCCGGCCGCGGCCACCGCGCCAGCGGCGAACACCGTCGCCGTGCCGGCCGCGGCCACCGCCTTGTGGATCCAGACGAAGGCCAGGTCGGTGCCGCGGAACACCGCGGTGTCGATCACCGCCTTGCCCTGATAGCGCGAAGGCCGATCGACCCGGGTGTACAGGGTTTCGCGCGCCGGCTTGGCCAGGGCGAACTCGCCGGCGCGCTGCGCCACCTGCACGATCGCCACCATCACCGGCAGCGGCGAAGCCAGCAGCAGGCCGAAGCCGAGCAGCAGCACCAGCGCCGGCAGCAGCAAGGCCGGCGCCACTCCGAAGCGGCCGAGCAACCAGCGGGTCAGCAGCAGTTGGGTCAGGATCGCCAGCAGATTGACCGCGCTGTCGATGCGGGCGAAGTACGCGGTCGCCGCGGCCGGGTCGGGATAGAACTCGCGCGCGATCGCGGCCTGCTGGTTGTACAGCAGGGTCGCCGCGCCGACGCTGAAGAACAGGGTGATCGCCATCGCCCGCAGCAACGGCCGCTGCCAGACCAGGCGCAGGCCGGCCCAGACCGATCCGCCCATCGCCGCCTCGCCGCTGGCCAGGCCTTGCCGGCGCTCGCGCCGGATCGCCCAGCCGCGCAAGCGCACGATGCACAGCACGCACACCGACAGCAGCGCCGCCGACACCAGCAACAACTGGGCCACGCCGATCCGGCCGACCAAGGCTTGGGTCAGCAGCGGACCGAGCACCGCGCCGGCGGTGCCGCCGGCGCCGATGTAGCCGTACACGCGGCGCGCCTGGGCCTCGTCGAACACGTCGCCCATGTAGCTCCAGAACACGGTCACCGCGAACAGGTTGAACACCGCGATCCAGACGAAGAACAGCATGCCGCGACCGGACAGCTGGGCCTGGAAGGCCCAGTGGAAACCGAGCAGGCAGACGATGAAGCACAGGTACACCAGCGGCAGGAACACCCGGCGCGGAAAGCGCGCCACCAGGGCGCCGTAGAGCGGCTGCAACAGCAGCATGACTACGAAGGTGCAGGTGAACAGCAACTGCAGGACGAAGTCCTTCAACGCCCATCCATGCGCCTGCGCCCAGTCGATCCACGCCGCCGGGAACACCGTCGCCGCATCGGCCGCGGCGCCCATCGCGTCGCGCACCGGCCGCAGCACGTAATAGCCGCACAGCAGGCAGAAGAAGTACAGCAGCGACCACCACAACGGCGGGCTCGCGCTCGCGGCGGCGCGCAGCCGCGCCAGCGCGCTCATGCGCACGCGCCGGCCCCGGGCGAATCGCGGCCGGCGGCGAGCGCGACCATGCATGCCGGCACCGTGGCGTCCTCGCGCATTGCCCGTTCTCCCGTTGGCCGCCGCTCACGCTAACGCCGGCCCCGCGCTCGGCCATCTGCGGATGGTCATCCCAACCTTCGGCAGGGGCTCCGACCGCGGCCTCGTTTTGCCGACGCAGGCGGCGGCGCGGCGATCAGCGCGCGGCGGGAGCGGCGTCGGCGCGGTTGGGAGCGCTGGCCGGCTCGCGCGCCGCCGCGCGCAAGGTCAGCTGGGAAATCTCCGGCGGCACGCCGAAGCGCACCGGCAGGATGCTGGTGCCGATACCGGTGCTGACGAACAGATGCTTGCCGTGTTCGATCAGATAGCCGCCGGCGTAGCGCTGGTCGGCCGGCAGCACGGGCGTGCCGATCCAGGGCAGTTTCACCTGGCCGCCGTGGGTGTGGCCGGCCAGGGTCAGCGAAGCGCGCGGCGGGATGTCGGGGAAGATGTCCGGATTGTGGGTCAGGGCCAGCGCCGGCGCGGCGTCGTTGACTGCGGAAAAGGCCCGGACCACGTCGTGGCGGGTCTCCCATTTATCGCCGATGCCGACCACCCACAAGCGGCAGCCGCCGAGCTCGGTCGCGCGCGCCTCGTCCTCGAGCACGATCACCCCGGCCGATTCCAGCGCCGCGCGCACCTTGTGCCCGTCCTTCCACCAGTCGTGGTTGCCGAGCACCGCATACACCGGCTTGCGCGCGGTCAACGGCTTGAGATGCGGCGCCATCTGGTCGGCGGAGACATAGGTACCGCCGAGCACGCTGAGAATGACGTAGTCGCCGGCCATCAGCACCGCGCGCGCGTCGCTGGCGATCAAGCGCTCGACCAGGCGATCGAGCCGGTCCAGGCCGTTGTGCGGCGAGCCGGTGTGGATGTCGGCGACCACGTCGATGCGCAGCCCCTCGCACTGCGGGCTCCAGTGCGGCAGGCGCAGGTCGTAGCCGCGTTCGACCAACTGCCGCGGTTCCCAGAAGAAGCCCCAGCTCAGGCAGCCGACCGCGATCAGCACCGTGCCGACGAACAGACGTTGCAGCCACGGCTGGCGCGGCCAGGGCCGCCAAGCGCGGTTCACCCGCGCGGCCCGGGTTCGGCGGCGGCGCCGCGCTGCACCCAGCGCGCCAGGTTCCAGCCGATCAGGCCGGCGCCGGCGGCGACCGTGGCGCTGATGCCGGCCAGGCCGGCGACGCCGACGCCGGCGCTGCGCAGGGCCACCATCGCCGTCGCCACGGCCACGTCGCCGAAGCGCCAGGCGGCGGTGTCGACCGCGTTCTTGCCCTTGTAGCGCAGGCTGCGCGCGGCGCTGGCGAACAGGCTTTCGCGCGCCGGGTTGGCCATGCCGTAGGCCAGGCCGCGGCTGACGATCAGGGCCAGCGCCACCGCCGGCATCGCACCGATCGTCGCCGCCACGCCGTCCGGCAGCCAGGCCAGGCCGGTGCCGAACAGCGGCAACGCGCGCGCCAGCGGCGCATGCGGATCGGCGACCAGGGCCACGGTCAGCAGCGCCGCGACCGTGACCAGGGACCAGGCGCCGATCACCGTCGCCGCGCCGCGTCGCGCCAGCAGCCACGGCGTGATCAGCAACTGGGTCGCCAGCGCCAGCAGGTTGGTCATCAGGTCCAGGTCGGCGGCGAAGCGGGTGCGCGCGACCGCATCGACGAAGGTCGCCTTGGAGTAGTCCACGACCAGGCCGTAGTTGACCGTGCCGATCCAGTCGCCGAGCAGCAGCAGGATCGCCATCGAGCGCATGAACGGATTGGCGAACACCTGCTTGAGGCCGTCGAACATGCCGCCGCCGATCGCCGCGTCGTGCGCGGCCTCGTGCCGGCGCGCGCCGTGCACGCGCGCCCAGCGCCCGAGCAGGCCGACGAACAGCAGCGACGAAGCCAGCAGCCCGGCCGAGACCAACAGCAAGGGCGCCACGCCGATGCGTTCGACCAGCACCCGGGTCAGCGCCGGGCCGGCCAGCGAACCGACCGTGCCGGCCACCGCGATCAGCGGGAACAGCCGCCGCGCCTGGCCCTCGTTCCAGATGTCGGTCATGAAGCTCCAGAACACCGACACCACGAACAGGTTGAACACGCTGATCCAGACGAAGAACAAGGTGCCCAGAGCGCGCGGGCTGAGCGGGCCGTGCTCGGCGAACAGCGGCACGAAGCCGAGCAGGCAGGCGATGAAGAAGCCGTACACCAGCGGCACCACGACCCGGCGCGGGTAGCGCGAGACCAGGCCGGAGAACACCGGGGTCAGGGCCAGGGTGGCGACCAGGGTCGCGGCGTAGAACCAGGGCAACTGGGTCGAGCCGACCGCGCCGCTGAGTTGATCGCGCAGCGGCCGGATCACGTAGTACGCGGTCAGCACGCAGAAGAAATACCCCAGCGAGAACGCGACCGCGGTCCATTCTCCGGTGTGGACGCGCCCCGGCCGCAGGCTGGCGTCTTGGACTGCCGACATTCCGTCGCTCCGTGAGGGCGCCGGCACGCGGCCGGCGCTTCGGGGATGTTCGGCGCGGGTCGGCGCGGCGCAAACCGGGCCCGACCGCATCGCCGTCGGCGGACCGGTCGCCGCCGGTCCTCCATTGGCCGGCACGGTAGCCGAACGGGTCGAGGACCGCCACCACTGCGCCGGGCGGCAAGCGCGGCGGCGGCGCCGAGCGCGCATTGGGAGCATTTGCTCTAGTTTTGCCGCTTACGGTCCCCGCACGGCGCCGCACTCGGCGCACAACGGCTTCGGATACCGTGTCCCAAGAGTTCGACTACATCGTCATCGGCGCCGGTTCGGCCGGCTGCGTGCTCGCCAACCGCCTCAGCGAAGATCCCGACGCGCGCGTGTTGCTGATCGAGGCCGGTCCGCGCGACCGCCACCCGTTCCTGCACATGCCCGCCGGCCTGGCCAAGCTGGTCGACAAGAAGGGCGTGAACTGGAGCTACGACACCGCGCCGGAGCCGCAGTTGAACGGCCGCAGCCTGTGGTGGCCGCGCGGCAAGGTGCTCGGCGGCTCCAGCTCGATCAACGCCATGTGCTACATCCGCGGCGTGCCCGGCGATTACGACGACTGGGCCGCCGCCGGCGCCGACGGCTGGAACTGGAACGGCGTGCTGCCGTTCTTCCGCCGCAGCGAGCGCAACAGCCGCGGCGACGACGCCCTGCACGGCAGCCTGGGCCCGCTGTACGTGTCCGACCTGCGCTACACCAACCCGCTGTCGTCGGTGTTCATCGAGGCCGGGGTCCAGGCCGGCTACGTCCGCAACCAGGATTTCAACGGCCCCGAGCAACAGGGCTTCGGCTTCTACCAGGTCACCCAGAAGAACGGCGCGCGCTGCTCCAGCGCGGTCGCCTACCTGGACCCGGCGCGCGAACGGCGCAACCTGCACATCGTCACCGGCGCCCTGGTCGGCCGGATCACCTTCGAACGCGGCCGCGCCACCGGCGTGGTCTACAGCGCCGGCGGTCGCGCCTACCACCAGCGCGCCGCGCGCGAAGTGCTGCTCAGCGGCGGGGCGATCAATTCGCCGCAGTTGCTGATGCTGTCCGGCGTCGGCCCGGCCGCCGAGCTGCGCCGGCACGGCATCGAGGTCGTGCACGACGCGCCGCAGGTCGGGCAGAACCTGCAGGACCACCTCGACGTCTGCACCCTGCAGCACTCGACCCAGCGCATCACCTACGACCGGGTCAGCGATGTGCGCATCGCCTTCGACTACTACCTGCGCGGCCACAGCGGCCCGGGCAGCAGCAATATCGCCGAGGCCGGCGGCTTCGTCCGCTCGGCGCTGGCGCCGGACGCGCGCGCCGACGTGCAGTTCCATTTCGTCCCGGCGATGCTCGACGACCACGGCCGCCGCCGCCTCGCCGGCGACGGCTACACCGCCCACGCCTGCTTCCTGCGCCCGCGTAGCCGCGGCGCGATCTCGCTGGCCAGCGCCAGCGCCGGCGACAAGCCGCGGATCCAGGCCAACTACCTCAGCGATCCGGAAGGCTTCGACCTGAAGATGATGGTCGAGTGCGCCAAGCTCTCGCGCGAGCTGTTCGCGCAGAAGGCCTTCGATCCCTATCGCGGCGCGCCGATCTTCCCCAAGCGCAACGACCTCAGCGACGCCGAATTGGTCGAGTTCGTGCGCGCCAAGGCCGAAACCGTCTACCACCCGGTCGGCACCTGCCGGATGGGCAACGACGAGGCCGCGGTGGTCGACCCGCAGCTGCGCGTGCGCGGCGTCGAGGGCCTGCGGGTGATCGACGCCTCGGTCATGCCCAGCCTGATCGGCGGCAATACCAACGCGCCGACGATGATGATCGCCGAGCGCGCCAGCGACCTGATCCGCGGCCGGCTCTGAGCCGCGGCGGCCGGCCCGGCAGGGTCGGCGCCCCGCTTCCCGGCCGCTTGCGCCGGCCGCTTGCGCGACGGTTTCGCGACGGTTTCGCGCATCGGCCATGACGCAGCGCCGCATGCCGGCGCCGCCCGCGTTCGCGGCGGCGCCGGCGCGACCCTTCGTCGGCGTTTTTCGCGCGCTGGTAGGCCGATCGGCGCACCGGCCATTAATCCCTGAAAAAACAGAAACCTGAACACGCTTGTTGTTCAATTCCCTGAGATCGGAGCTAGAATCGGCCCATCCGATCCATGCAGGCGCCGAGCGATGAAACACGACTCCTCACGACGCTCATTCACTCCCTGGCGCCTCGGCACCCTCGCCGCCCTGCTCACCCTGACCCTGGGTTCGAGCGCGCAGACCTCGCTGCGCTGGGGCAGCGGCCAGGATCCGGCCACCGCGGTCGCGCGCAGCCAGGGCGTCGACGGCAGCGTGCGTCCGGGCCAGTTCTCCACCGCGCGCAGCGTCGGCAACACCCGCGCCCAGCCGCTGGCCGCCGGCTTCGACGTGCAGCAGTTCGAGTCGATGGCCCAGGCGATGGTCGCCGACCAGCGCATCCCCGGCATGGCGATGGCGATCGTGCACAACGGCCAGGTCCTCAGCGCCCGCGGCTACGGCATCACCGACGTGCGCAACGCCGAGCCGATCGACAGCCACACCGTGTTCCGCCTGGCCTCGCTGTCGAAGAGCTTCGCCGGCACCCTGACCGGCCTGCTCGTCAACGACGGCACCCTGCGCTGGGACAGCAAGCTGGTCGACTACATGCCCAGCTTCCAGTTGGTCGACCCCAACGCCGCGCGCACCATCACCGTCGCCGACGTGCTCAGCCACCGGGTCGGCCTGAGCCACAACACCTACGACCGCGACCTCGAGAACTACGCCGACTACCGCAGCCTGACTCAGAAGCTGGCCTATGCGCCGATGACCTGCCAGCCGGGCACCTGCTACGGCTACCAGAACATCGCCTTCAGCCTGATCGGCGACGTGGTCTTCGCCGCCACTGGCGACTTCTACAGCCAGGAAGTGCAGCGCCGCCTGTTCAAGCCGCTGGGCATGAACGACGCCAGCCTCGGTCTGGAAGGCATCACCGCCAGCGCGCGCTGGGCCAAGCCGCACGTGCGCGGCCGCGGCGGCTGGGCCTCGCTGACGCCCAAACCGACCTACTACCAGTTGCCGCCGGCCGCCGGCGTCAACGCCAGCGCCAGCGACATGGCGCAGTGGCTGATCGCCCAGACCGGGCATCGTCCGGACGTGCTGCCCCTGCCGCTGTTGGCGACCCTGCACCAGCCGCTGGTCGACACCCCCGGCGAGATCCGCGGCTCCAGTTGGCGCCGCCAGCGCCTGAGCTCGGCCGGGTACGCGCTGGGCTGGCGCGTGTTCGACTACGCCGGCCACCGGGTGGTGTTCCATGCCGGCGCGGTGCAGGGCTATCGCGGCATGGTCGCCCTGCTGCCCGAACGCGACCTCGGCTTCGCGGTGCTGTGGAACAGCGAAAGCGCGCTGCCGACCGGCCTGCTGCCGACCATGCTCGACCGCGCCATCGGCATGCCGGCGCAACGCTGGCTCGATGTGGACGGCTTCGACGAGACCCTGCTCTACGCCTCCGAAGGCGCGCCGCAGAACCCCAGCGGCAGCAACGCGCAGAAGTCGACCGCCGCGCCGCAGTAAGCGCAGCGGCATCCAAACGACTCAACGGGCCGCGGCATGCCGCGGCCCGTTGCGTTTGCGCCGCCCGCGAAGACTGCGGGCTCAGTGCGGGGCGTCTTCCAGGGTCTGCTTGAGCTTCAGCAGGCCCTTCTCGTAGTCCTTACCGACCATCGAATCCATCGCCAGGCCGAACCAGCGCGAGACCAGGTTGTAGCCGTGCTGGCTGTCCAGCGACCAGGTCACGCGGGTGCCGGCGCCTTCTTCCTGCAGGTCGAAGCGCGCCGTCGCCTCGGTGCCGCCGAAGTCCAGCGCGTTGACGATCCGGCTCGGCGGAGTGGACTCGACGATGCGCTGGCTGCCGCTGCCGACCTTGTCGCCCTGCCACGACATCGCCGCGCCGACGCCGGCCTGCGGGCCGCTGTAGGCGTACTTCGCGGTCGGCTCCATTTCGTACCAGGGCGACCACTCGTTGAAGCGCTGGAACGAGTTGAGCATGGCGTGGACCTCGCCCGGCGGCCGCTCGATCACGATCGAACGTTCGACATGGCTGCTGGCGGGCAGCAGGAAGCCGCCGGCCACGAACACGATGCCGAGCAACAGCAACAGGTACAGCGCCCCCTTCAACAAGGTCTTCATCGCGGCTCCCCCGAGGTTGGATTGCGGCCGAGTCGCGGCCGGTCTGTCCCGGCCGATCCTAACCGCTGCCGCGGCGGGACGACGCCGATGCCCGGCCTCGGCCGACGAGAGGTCGGCCGCGGTGCGTGCCGATTCGCTTGGCACACTTCGGCGGGGGGGGCGGGAGTCGGGAATTGGGAATCGTGGTCGGCGGCGGCGCCTGGTGAGATGCGACGTGTCGGCCGCGGGGCGCGACTGCGCTCGCTCACCCAAGCTCACGCGGTGCGCTACCGCCGATCGGCTGCGGACGGGGACGAGGCGCGGCGAGCGCGTACCGCTCCGATGCCGCATTTCGCCGCGCCCATAAAAAAACTCTCCCCCCGCCTGGGCTGCGGGGAGAGAGCTGGATTACGGCGTATCGGGGTTTCTTATTAGATCAGCGGCGCCGGGGTGGCCGGAAGAGCAGCCGAGGACTTCGCCTTGCGGGCGCGCTTGGCGGCCTTCTTCGGGGCCTTCTTGGCGGCCTTCTTAGCCGTCTTCTTGGCGGCCTTCTTGGCGGTCTTCTTGGCGGCCTTCTTGGCGACCTTCTTCGCGCCAGTCTTCTTGGCGGCCTTCTTGGCAGTCTTCTTGGTCGCCTTCTTAGCCGCCTTCTTGGCGGTCTTCTTGGCAGCCTTCTTGGCGGTCTTCTTGGCGGCCTTCTTCACGGTCTTCTTGGCGGCGGCCTTGCGGGCGGTCTTCTTCACGGCCTTCTTGGCGGCCTTCTTGGCGGTCTTCTTGGTGGCCTTCTTGGCGACCTTCTTCGCGCCAGCCTTCTTGGCGACCTTCTTCGTCGCCTTCTTGGCGGCGGATTTCTTAGCGGCTTTCTTAACGGCCATGGGATGGCTCCTCGTCAGTGGTGATCAGGGATTGATCAGTGGTAGTGCGGTAGGCCCAGTGGAAAGGGACTCTGTGAAGACAGAGCCGCGGGAGTCGGACCCGCGTGCAGCCGCCGACGCGCAAGGCGCGCCGGAACGGATCGGGGATCGCGTCCGGCCGCGGGCGCGGCGGGGGCGATGGCGCGTCGGCCGGAACGGCGGACGAAGGCGGCCGCCAGAACCGGCGGCCAAACAAAAACCCGGCGCGCCGAGTGCGAACCGGGTTGCAGGGTGCGGGACGCCAGCGATGTCATCGGGAAGGTGGATGTCATCGGCGAAGAGAGTGCGGTCAACATTTCTGCAGAGGAAGCGAACCCTGCGTCCACCGTTTTGACTGTCCGGGCGGAGGTCCGATTTGTGCTGCATGTTGTCGCGCTGGGTTTTCTCACTCTCGTCTGCAGGAAACGTCTGCTGGGCGAAACCTAATCACGCTTTTTCGCACTGTCAACAACCCCGCCGTTTTTTCTTTCCGCCGCCCCCGCCCCGACGACGCCTCGCGCGCGTCGCCGGCCGCTTCGACAAACGCGCGCGCGTATCGCGAACGCATGCGGAAGTTTTTTTTCGAGCGCGCTGAAACCCAAGCGTGGCGCGGGTTTCAGAGCGAATCAAGAAATCGATTCGACAATTTCCGCAAGCGTTTCGGGTTCGCATCGCGCATGTCGAAGCGGCGATCGACGGACGTTTCCGGAAGAAAAAATTCCTTCCCCTCGCCCCGGTCGATTTCGCGTCGCACAAGCCGATTTGCGCAAAAGTGCGCGAACGGTTTTTAGCCGCGAGCGCGACGCCGACGAGGCGCGCGCGGCGCGTGCGCGCGCAAACCGCCGACCGCGCGCGGCGCGAAAACCCGGTCGCGCTCGCGCCGGCCGCGCGGCGCCGGCGACCTCCGCGCGGATCGCGACGCCGCCGCGGCGAAACAGAAAATCCCTGCAAATAAGCGGTTTTCCATCGCCGCCGGCGAAACCGCTGCGGACGCGCGTGACGACGACGCGAAGCCGCCCGGGCGCGCGGCGAGCGCCACAGCGCCGGCGCGCGACGCGCCCCGGTTGCGGTCGGCGCGGCCGACGGCGAACGCCGTGCCGAAGCGAAGACGTGCCGAGGCATCCACTGTGAAGCCCGCGCGCGCCGGCCACCCACCGACGACCGTTCGTCGGCGCGCGTTCGATGCCGGTCGCGCGCCGTCGGCGATCGCGCGGCCGACGCGGGAGCATGCGCTCGGAGGCAGGACGCGGCCAACGCCGCCGCACCCGGGCGGCGCGACGCGCGCGGCGCCGACGGTGGAGGTGGGCGCTGCCTCGGTCGAGGCCGCTTGTCTATCGCCACTCCGACGAACAGACGCGTCCTACTGCGTCGGGTGCGAGCAACTGCACCGCGGTTTGCCGGCGGTGCCGCTCAAGGCAGAGTCCAGAGCAAATCCCCCCTGCCCCCCTTTTTCAAAGGGGGGAACAGCCGCATCCGGACGACGACAGCGGCGCCCCATCGAGCAGGGCGGGACGTTCGCATCGCCGCTCACCGACCAAGCCGACCCGTCTCCATCGCCCCCTTCGACAAAGGGGGCGCGCGCCTTGCGTCGCCGGACCCGGGACGCGAGACCGGCGGCACGGGGGATTTGCTTCTTGCCGCAGCTCACGCGAGGCGGAAACCGAAGCAAGTACCTGCCCCGCTACCGCAAGGCAACCGCGAAGCCGGACGACAGTGGGATGCGATGCCGGCGCCGCGGATCGCTCCCTTCGCCCAAGCCGGCCCACCCGCATCGCCCCCTTTTACAAGGGTCTTAGGAAGCAAACAGCCCCTCAGAGTGGGTTGGATCGTAGCAACTTGAGGGTCGCCCGGTAGAGGTCTTCGTGGCGGTGGTTGAAGCGGAACTCGCACTCCTTCAGGTGCAGGTAGAAGGTGGCCTTGGGCACCCCGTTGAATTTGGCCAGGCGCCGCTTGGCGAAGCTCCAGAAGCTCTCGATGCCGTTGATGTGGTTGTCGCCCTCGGCGAAATGATTGCCGCTGTGGCGAATGCGCCAGTGCTTGGCATAGCCCAGGTCGACCAGGCCGTCGTAGCTGGACAGACAGTCGGAGAGGATTTCGCTCTC includes:
- a CDS encoding SRPBCC family protein, yielding MKTLLKGALYLLLLLGIVFVAGGFLLPASSHVERSIVIERPPGEVHAMLNSFQRFNEWSPWYEMEPTAKYAYSGPQAGVGAAMSWQGDKVGSGSQRIVESTPPSRIVNALDFGGTEATARFDLQEEGAGTRVTWSLDSQHGYNLVSRWFGLAMDSMVGKDYEKGLLKLKQTLEDAPH
- a CDS encoding MFS transporter — encoded protein: MSAVQDASLRPGRVHTGEWTAVAFSLGYFFCVLTAYYVIRPLRDQLSGAVGSTQLPWFYAATLVATLALTPVFSGLVSRYPRRVVVPLVYGFFIACLLGFVPLFAEHGPLSPRALGTLFFVWISVFNLFVVSVFWSFMTDIWNEGQARRLFPLIAVAGTVGSLAGPALTRVLVERIGVAPLLLVSAGLLASSLLFVGLLGRWARVHGARRHEAAHDAAIGGGMFDGLKQVFANPFMRSMAILLLLGDWIGTVNYGLVVDYSKATFVDAVARTRFAADLDLMTNLLALATQLLITPWLLARRGAATVIGAWSLVTVAALLTVALVADPHAPLARALPLFGTGLAWLPDGVAATIGAMPAVALALIVSRGLAYGMANPARESLFASAARSLRYKGKNAVDTAAWRFGDVAVATAMVALRSAGVGVAGLAGISATVAAGAGLIGWNLARWVQRGAAAEPGPRG
- a CDS encoding metallophosphoesterase; protein product: MNRAWRPWPRQPWLQRLFVGTVLIAVGCLSWGFFWEPRQLVERGYDLRLPHWSPQCEGLRIDVVADIHTGSPHNGLDRLDRLVERLIASDARAVLMAGDYVILSVLGGTYVSADQMAPHLKPLTARKPVYAVLGNHDWWKDGHKVRAALESAGVIVLEDEARATELGGCRLWVVGIGDKWETRHDVVRAFSAVNDAAPALALTHNPDIFPDIPPRASLTLAGHTHGGQVKLPWIGTPVLPADQRYAGGYLIEHGKHLFVSTGIGTSILPVRFGVPPEISQLTLRAAAREPASAPNRADAAPAAR
- a CDS encoding choline dehydrogenase translates to MSQEFDYIVIGAGSAGCVLANRLSEDPDARVLLIEAGPRDRHPFLHMPAGLAKLVDKKGVNWSYDTAPEPQLNGRSLWWPRGKVLGGSSSINAMCYIRGVPGDYDDWAAAGADGWNWNGVLPFFRRSERNSRGDDALHGSLGPLYVSDLRYTNPLSSVFIEAGVQAGYVRNQDFNGPEQQGFGFYQVTQKNGARCSSAVAYLDPARERRNLHIVTGALVGRITFERGRATGVVYSAGGRAYHQRAAREVLLSGGAINSPQLLMLSGVGPAAELRRHGIEVVHDAPQVGQNLQDHLDVCTLQHSTQRITYDRVSDVRIAFDYYLRGHSGPGSSNIAEAGGFVRSALAPDARADVQFHFVPAMLDDHGRRRLAGDGYTAHACFLRPRSRGAISLASASAGDKPRIQANYLSDPEGFDLKMMVECAKLSRELFAQKAFDPYRGAPIFPKRNDLSDAELVEFVRAKAETVYHPVGTCRMGNDEAAVVDPQLRVRGVEGLRVIDASVMPSLIGGNTNAPTMMIAERASDLIRGRL
- a CDS encoding serine hydrolase domain-containing protein encodes the protein MKHDSSRRSFTPWRLGTLAALLTLTLGSSAQTSLRWGSGQDPATAVARSQGVDGSVRPGQFSTARSVGNTRAQPLAAGFDVQQFESMAQAMVADQRIPGMAMAIVHNGQVLSARGYGITDVRNAEPIDSHTVFRLASLSKSFAGTLTGLLVNDGTLRWDSKLVDYMPSFQLVDPNAARTITVADVLSHRVGLSHNTYDRDLENYADYRSLTQKLAYAPMTCQPGTCYGYQNIAFSLIGDVVFAATGDFYSQEVQRRLFKPLGMNDASLGLEGITASARWAKPHVRGRGGWASLTPKPTYYQLPPAAGVNASASDMAQWLIAQTGHRPDVLPLPLLATLHQPLVDTPGEIRGSSWRRQRLSSAGYALGWRVFDYAGHRVVFHAGAVQGYRGMVALLPERDLGFAVLWNSESALPTGLLPTMLDRAIGMPAQRWLDVDGFDETLLYASEGAPQNPSGSNAQKSTAAPQ